The following proteins are co-located in the Vigna angularis cultivar LongXiaoDou No.4 chromosome 2, ASM1680809v1, whole genome shotgun sequence genome:
- the LOC108327961 gene encoding uncharacterized protein LOC108327961 yields MTGIADEAPVTLDTLKQLMAQFAKERDWDRFHSPRNLLLALVGEVGELSEIFQWKGEVPKGLPGWKEEEKVHLGEELSDVLLYLVRLSDICGVDLGKAALRKVQLNAIKYPAKVCKEVVSVSSTPEENPSTNNGAAPYAD; encoded by the exons ATGACCGGGATTGCTGATGAAGCCCCCGTGACCCTCGACACGCTCAAGCAGTTAATGGCTCAGTTTGCCAAGGAGAGAGACTGGGATCGTTTTCACAGCCCAAGAAACCTTCTATTGGCTCTG GTGGGTGAAGTAGGAGAATTGTCTGAGATATTTCAGTGGAAAGGAGAGGTTCCAAAGGGTCTTCCAGGTtggaaagaggaagaaaaggttCATCTTGGTGAAGAGCTTTCTGATGTGTTGCTTTACCTCGTGAGGCTCTCTGACATTTGTGGTGTTGATCTTGGTAAAGCTGCTTTGAGAAAGGTTCAACTCAATGCCATAAAATACCCTGCAAAAGTTTGCAAAGAGGTGGTTTCAGTTTCAAGCACCCCAGAGGAAAACCCTTCCACCAACAATGGCGCTGCCCCTTATGCTGACTGA